A genomic region of Sphingobacteriales bacterium contains the following coding sequences:
- the rplW gene encoding 50S ribosomal protein L23 yields the protein MQIIKKPIISEKMDKMGKKMNRYGFIVHKKADKPAIKAAVEEMFGVQVAAVNTIIEPAKTKRRYTRRGILEGSKPSIKKAIITLKEGFTIDLYSGGE from the coding sequence ATTCAAATCATTAAAAAACCCATTATCAGTGAAAAAATGGATAAAATGGGTAAAAAAATGAACCGCTACGGTTTTATCGTTCATAAAAAAGCCGATAAGCCTGCTATCAAAGCAGCCGTAGAAGAAATGTTCGGAGTGCAGGTCGCAGCAGTAAACACAATCATTGAACCAGCAAAAACTAAACGCCGCTATACGCGCCGTGGTATTTTGGAAGGCTCAAAACCCTCCATCAAAAAAGCCATTATTACTTTAAAAGAAGGTTTTACCATTGATTTATATTCAGGCGGTGAATAA
- a CDS encoding tyrosine--tRNA ligase: MKPIFDLVEELRWRGMIHSITPGAEELLRQQRITSYWGIDPSAASPHIGTLAAGMSSLHLQRAGHRPIILVGGATGLIGDPSGKNAERDLLTVEKVQANVEGLKKHLSKLFDFDDPQNGALMVNNYDFYKDMSVFAFLRDIGKHFSVPNMLTKDSVKNRLETGISFTEFSYQLIQGYDFAYLYKQHNCRLQLGGSDQWGNIVSGTELVRRMYGGEAHALTCPLLTKADGSKFGKSEGGNVWLDAALTSPYKFYQFWINADDEESKKLIRIFTFLSQEEILSLEAQHAEAPHLRILQKRTAEEVTKLIHGEKALQQAILTSNILFGNATTETLQQLSDTEIMEVFEGVPVFKLSRPAVGTLLPIVDFLADHTGLLSSRGEARRALQENSVSINLKKIDSEYQISENDFLKNRYILVQRGRKNKFLVIVEG, from the coding sequence ATGAAACCTATTTTTGATTTAGTGGAAGAATTGCGCTGGCGCGGAATGATACACAGCATTACGCCCGGAGCCGAAGAATTGTTGCGCCAACAACGCATCACGAGTTATTGGGGCATTGACCCTTCGGCGGCTTCACCGCATATCGGCACTTTGGCGGCAGGTATGTCGTCCTTGCATTTACAACGTGCCGGTCATCGCCCTATTATTTTAGTAGGCGGAGCTACCGGACTTATCGGCGACCCTTCGGGAAAAAATGCGGAGCGCGACCTGCTCACCGTAGAAAAAGTGCAAGCCAACGTAGAAGGGTTAAAAAAACACCTGTCAAAATTATTTGATTTTGATGACCCCCAAAACGGTGCGCTGATGGTGAACAACTACGATTTTTACAAAGATATGAGCGTATTCGCTTTTTTGCGCGACATCGGCAAGCATTTTTCCGTACCGAATATGCTCACGAAAGATTCCGTAAAAAATCGTTTGGAAACGGGCATTTCTTTTACCGAATTTTCTTACCAGCTCATACAAGGCTACGATTTTGCTTATTTGTACAAGCAGCACAACTGCCGGCTGCAACTCGGTGGCTCTGACCAATGGGGCAATATCGTAAGCGGCACAGAATTGGTGCGCCGTATGTATGGCGGCGAAGCCCACGCCCTCACTTGTCCTTTGCTCACCAAAGCAGACGGTTCTAAATTCGGAAAATCGGAAGGCGGCAATGTATGGCTCGATGCTGCCCTTACTTCACCTTACAAATTTTATCAATTTTGGATAAATGCAGATGATGAAGAGAGCAAAAAACTCATACGCATTTTCACATTTTTGTCGCAAGAAGAAATATTAAGTTTAGAAGCCCAACACGCCGAAGCACCACATTTGCGTATTTTGCAAAAACGCACCGCCGAAGAAGTAACCAAATTGATACATGGCGAAAAAGCACTGCAACAGGCTATCCTCACATCAAATATTTTGTTTGGCAACGCCACCACCGAAACACTGCAACAACTCAGCGATACCGAAATAATGGAAGTATTCGAAGGGGTACCTGTTTTTAAGTTGTCGCGCCCTGCTGTTGGGACTTTACTTCCGATAGTAGATTTTCTTGCCGACCACACCGGACTGCTATCATCGCGCGGCGAAGCCCGCCGTGCGCTGCAAGAAAATTCAGTGAGCATCAACCTAAAAAAAATAGATAGTGAATATCAGATATCGGAAAATGATTTTTTAAAAAACCGCTACATTTTAGTACAACGCGGTAGAAAAAACAAATTTTTGGTAATAGTAGAAGGGTAA
- the deoC gene encoding deoxyribose-phosphate aldolase: MAIDKELASKIEHTALKAGVSVNDVKWLCKEAMNYNFAVVVVPPAYVSLAKETLEKHPHTRLCTVVGFPFGYTTTAAKVFEAQQALEQGATEIDMVVNVGDVLEERWNSVENEIYHLTQLCHHQGAILKVIIESGMLNEAQIIQLCEIAARVQVDYVKTSTGFASKGADVPTIELLRRNLPASIKIKASGGIKTREFAIELLKAGADTLGSSSSVKIVDSL, translated from the coding sequence ATGGCTATAGATAAAGAACTTGCCTCAAAAATAGAGCATACCGCCCTCAAAGCAGGTGTGAGTGTCAATGATGTAAAATGGCTTTGCAAAGAGGCGATGAATTATAATTTTGCGGTGGTAGTAGTACCGCCCGCCTATGTGAGTCTCGCCAAAGAAACCCTCGAAAAACACCCGCATACCCGTTTGTGTACGGTGGTGGGGTTTCCTTTCGGATACACCACTACTGCCGCCAAAGTATTTGAGGCACAACAAGCCTTAGAACAAGGAGCAACAGAAATAGATATGGTAGTGAATGTGGGCGATGTATTGGAAGAACGCTGGAACAGTGTAGAAAACGAAATCTATCACCTTACCCAACTGTGCCATCATCAGGGGGCTATATTAAAAGTAATCATAGAAAGCGGTATGCTCAACGAAGCACAAATTATTCAACTGTGCGAAATAGCGGCACGGGTGCAGGTAGATTATGTAAAAACATCCACCGGCTTCGCAAGTAAGGGCGCAGATGTACCCACTATTGAACTATTACGCCGGAATTTACCCGCTTCCATCAAAATAAAAGCATCGGGCGGCATCAAAACCCGCGAATTTGCTATTGAGTTATTAAAAGCAGGTGCAGATACTTTGGGGAGTTCGTCAAGTGTTAAAATTGTGGATAGCTTATGA
- the rplC gene encoding 50S ribosomal protein L3, with protein sequence MIGIIGKKVGMTSIFQADGVYVACTIVEAGPCPVTQVKTDETDGYNAIQVAFDDAKEKNVPKPMKGHFAKANVTPKRKVMEFRNYNTVPALGDAINVENFVEGDKVSVVGVSKGKGFQGVVKRHGFGGVGESTHGQHNRERAPGSIGACSFPSRVFKGKRMAGRTGGERIKIKNLEIIKIYRDENLLLIKGAVPGAKGSYVVVEK encoded by the coding sequence ATGATAGGAATAATAGGAAAAAAAGTTGGTATGACCAGCATTTTTCAAGCAGACGGCGTTTATGTCGCTTGTACCATCGTTGAAGCTGGACCTTGTCCTGTAACGCAAGTAAAAACTGACGAAACGGACGGTTATAATGCCATACAGGTCGCTTTTGATGATGCTAAAGAAAAAAATGTTCCCAAACCGATGAAGGGGCATTTTGCCAAAGCAAACGTAACCCCTAAACGTAAAGTGATGGAGTTCCGAAATTACAATACCGTGCCTGCTTTGGGCGATGCTATCAATGTTGAAAATTTTGTAGAAGGAGATAAAGTAAGTGTAGTAGGTGTGAGCAAAGGAAAAGGTTTTCAAGGGGTAGTAAAAAGACACGGATTTGGTGGTGTAGGTGAAAGCACACACGGACAACACAACCGTGAACGTGCACCTGGTTCTATTGGTGCTTGTTCATTCCCTTCGCGTGTGTTCAAAGGCAAACGTATGGCGGGAAGAACCGGCGGTGAGCGTATTAAAATTAAAAATTTAGAAATTATTAAAATCTACAGAGACGAAAACCTCCTCCTCATCAAAGGGGCTGTTCCGGGTGCTAAAGGCTCTTATGTAGTAGTTGAAAAATAA
- the rpsG gene encoding 30S ribosomal protein S7: protein MRKAKPKKRYLAPDPRYSDALVTRFINNLMYDGKKSVAASVFYEALDVVTQKTGEEGYEVFKKALANIMPQVEVRSRRIGGSTFQIPTEVPQDRKIAVGIKWLITYSHKRSGKSMAEKLSSEIMQAAKNEGAAVKKKEDTHRMAEANKAFAHFRA from the coding sequence ATGAGAAAAGCAAAGCCTAAAAAAAGATATTTGGCGCCCGACCCCCGCTACAGTGATGCCTTAGTTACTCGTTTTATCAACAACTTGATGTACGATGGCAAAAAAAGCGTAGCTGCTTCTGTATTTTATGAAGCATTAGATGTCGTAACTCAAAAAACCGGTGAAGAAGGTTACGAAGTGTTTAAAAAAGCACTCGCCAACATTATGCCGCAGGTGGAAGTACGCAGCCGCCGTATCGGAGGTTCTACTTTCCAGATTCCTACCGAAGTACCCCAAGATCGCAAAATTGCCGTAGGTATTAAATGGCTCATCACCTACTCGCACAAAAGAAGCGGAAAATCTATGGCTGAAAAATTGAGCAGCGAAATTATGCAAGCTGCCAAAAATGAAGGTGCAGCCGTGAAGAAAAAAGAAGATACGCATCGTATGGCTGAAGCCAACAAGGCTTTTGCTCATTTTAGAGCGTAA
- a CDS encoding SPOR domain-containing protein, producing MNTIKFSSVGVLTTLLLAIGCGNFHTAIAQSTAATIGYGNLNINADYTLTALTDKYKQVNQRNPRLKGYRIQLLQSDKREEVYAAKVQFQQNFGSGIPTFITHEQPYFRLRIGAFANRYEVYQLYKDIKPLFEKAFIISDRINLRELD from the coding sequence ATGAACACCATCAAATTTTCGTCTGTCGGCGTACTGACCACACTACTGTTGGCAATAGGGTGTGGCAATTTTCACACAGCCATTGCTCAAAGCACCGCCGCCACCATCGGCTACGGCAATTTAAACATCAACGCCGACTACACACTCACGGCTTTAACCGACAAATACAAACAGGTGAATCAACGCAACCCACGTTTGAAAGGCTATCGTATTCAGCTATTGCAATCGGATAAACGCGAAGAAGTATATGCAGCCAAAGTACAGTTTCAGCAGAATTTTGGCAGCGGTATTCCAACTTTCATTACACACGAGCAACCTTATTTTCGCTTGCGGATAGGTGCTTTTGCCAATCGCTACGAAGTATATCAATTATACAAAGACATCAAACCGCTTTTTGAAAAAGCCTTCATCATCAGCGACCGCATCAATTTGCGCGAATTAGATTAA
- the tsaE gene encoding tRNA (adenosine(37)-N6)-threonylcarbamoyltransferase complex ATPase subunit type 1 TsaE, whose product MSNFGKKTFDISEIDHVAQTLLQYFSEQRTFIFYGEMGAGKTTLIQALCRQLGIEAGGSPTYSIAHEYNNDATGTEVLHFDLFRINRVEELDELGFDDYWQHHPAAYFFIEWPQIAESYLEKPYLAIKIEKTGKTTRTVVAQLLY is encoded by the coding sequence ATGAGTAATTTCGGAAAAAAAACATTTGACATCAGCGAAATAGACCACGTTGCACAGACATTGTTACAGTATTTTTCTGAGCAGCGCACTTTTATTTTTTATGGCGAAATGGGAGCCGGAAAAACAACTTTGATACAAGCCCTTTGCCGACAATTAGGCATTGAGGCGGGCGGCAGCCCTACTTATTCCATCGCACACGAATACAACAACGATGCTACCGGAACAGAAGTGCTTCATTTTGATTTATTCCGTATCAATCGGGTGGAGGAATTAGATGAACTGGGTTTTGATGACTATTGGCAGCATCACCCCGCAGCTTATTTTTTTATTGAATGGCCTCAAATAGCAGAGTCTTACTTGGAAAAACCCTATTTAGCGATAAAAATCGAAAAAACAGGCAAAACTACACGCACCGTCGTGGCTCAATTATTGTATTAG
- the fusA gene encoding elongation factor G produces MARDLRYTRNIGIAAHIDAGKTTTTERILYYTGKTHKIGEVHDGAATMDWMVQEQERGITITSAATKTEWRYKDDLYTINIIDTPGHVDFTVEVERSLRVLDGVVALFCAVSGVEPQSETVWRQADRYKVPRIGFVNKMDRSGADFFEVVRQVREMLGANPVPLQVPIGAEDTFKGVVDLISNKGIVWHAETQGATYDVVPIPDDIKDDVAHWREKLIEAVAEFDDQILEKFFDDPDSITEEEIKAAIRQATINMKIIPMMCGSSFKNKGVQYTLDAVASYLPSPMDVEAVEGTNPDTGETIFRKPNATEPFAALAFKIATDPYVGRLAFFRVYSGRLDAGSYVLNTRSDKKERISRIYQMHANKQNPIEFIEAGDIGAAVGFKEIRTGDTLCEEANPIVLESMQFPIPVISIAIEPKTQKDLDKLGMALNKLAEEDPTFKVSFDEDTGQTIISGMGELHLEIIVDRLKREFGVECNQGAPQVNYKEAITQAVQHRELYKKQSGGRGKYADIIFELMPAKPDENGKVEEGLQFVNEIVGGAIPREYIPSIEKGFREAMSNGVLAGYTMDSLRVRLHDGGFHAVDSDAFSFEQAAKMGYREAARKARPVLLEPIMKLEVITPEENTGDVVGDINRRRGIMEGMDMKAGAQVIKARVPLSEMFGYVTALRTITSGRATSVMEFSHYAEAPTNIAEAVIAKSQGKIKVEQ; encoded by the coding sequence ATGGCAAGAGATTTAAGATATACCCGAAATATAGGAATTGCTGCTCACATTGATGCCGGCAAAACCACTACTACCGAGCGTATTCTCTATTACACCGGTAAAACCCATAAAATTGGTGAAGTACACGACGGTGCTGCTACTATGGACTGGATGGTACAAGAGCAGGAGCGCGGTATCACTATCACCTCCGCCGCTACCAAAACCGAGTGGCGTTATAAAGACGATCTCTATACTATCAATATCATTGATACCCCCGGTCACGTGGATTTTACCGTAGAGGTAGAACGCTCTTTGCGTGTGCTGGACGGTGTGGTGGCTTTGTTCTGTGCAGTGAGTGGTGTAGAACCTCAATCTGAAACAGTATGGAGACAAGCCGACCGCTACAAAGTACCGCGTATCGGTTTTGTAAATAAAATGGATCGCTCCGGTGCAGACTTCTTTGAAGTAGTACGCCAAGTGCGCGAAATGTTGGGCGCAAATCCTGTGCCTTTACAAGTGCCTATCGGAGCAGAAGATACTTTTAAAGGTGTTGTGGATTTGATTAGCAATAAAGGTATCGTATGGCACGCCGAAACACAAGGTGCTACTTATGACGTTGTGCCTATTCCTGACGACATCAAAGATGATGTGGCTCACTGGCGCGAAAAACTCATAGAAGCCGTTGCAGAATTTGATGACCAGATTTTGGAAAAATTCTTTGATGATCCGGATTCTATCACTGAAGAAGAAATCAAAGCAGCTATTCGCCAAGCTACCATCAATATGAAAATTATTCCGATGATGTGCGGCTCGTCTTTTAAAAATAAAGGCGTACAATATACTTTAGATGCTGTAGCTTCTTATTTGCCTTCGCCGATGGATGTTGAAGCCGTAGAAGGAACAAACCCTGATACTGGTGAAACCATCTTCCGCAAACCTAATGCAACAGAACCTTTTGCAGCTTTGGCTTTCAAAATCGCTACCGATCCCTATGTAGGACGTTTGGCATTTTTTAGAGTATATTCAGGTCGTTTAGATGCAGGTTCTTATGTGTTGAATACGCGCAGCGATAAAAAAGAACGTATTTCGCGCATTTATCAAATGCACGCCAATAAACAAAACCCTATCGAATTTATCGAAGCGGGTGATATAGGAGCAGCAGTAGGTTTTAAAGAAATTCGTACCGGTGATACCTTGTGCGAAGAAGCAAATCCTATTGTGCTGGAGTCAATGCAGTTCCCTATACCGGTAATCAGTATTGCTATTGAGCCTAAAACTCAAAAGGATTTGGATAAATTGGGTATGGCACTCAACAAATTGGCGGAAGAAGACCCTACTTTTAAAGTGTCTTTTGACGAAGATACCGGACAAACCATTATCAGTGGTATGGGTGAGTTGCACCTTGAAATCATTGTGGATCGTCTCAAACGCGAATTCGGCGTTGAATGTAACCAAGGTGCACCGCAAGTAAACTACAAAGAAGCTATCACACAAGCCGTTCAACACCGCGAGTTGTACAAAAAACAATCGGGTGGTCGTGGTAAATATGCCGATATTATTTTTGAATTGATGCCGGCTAAACCTGATGAAAACGGTAAAGTTGAAGAAGGATTGCAGTTTGTAAATGAAATAGTAGGTGGTGCTATCCCGCGCGAATATATCCCTTCTATAGAAAAAGGATTCCGCGAAGCAATGTCCAACGGTGTATTGGCAGGCTATACGATGGACTCTTTGCGGGTACGTTTGCATGATGGCGGCTTCCACGCAGTGGACTCTGATGCCTTCTCTTTTGAGCAAGCCGCAAAAATGGGCTATCGCGAAGCCGCTCGTAAAGCAAGACCGGTATTGTTAGAGCCGATTATGAAATTGGAAGTGATTACACCCGAAGAAAATACTGGTGATGTGGTAGGTGATATTAACCGCCGCCGTGGTATTATGGAGGGTATGGATATGAAAGCAGGTGCACAAGTGATTAAAGCTAGAGTTCCTCTCTCGGAAATGTTCGGCTATGTAACTGCTTTGCGTACCATTACTTCCGGACGTGCTACTTCTGTAATGGAATTTTCGCATTATGCCGAAGCTCCTACAAATATTGCAGAAGCTGTTATCGCTAAATCTCAAGGAAAAATTAAAGTTGAACAATAG
- a CDS encoding YebC/PmpR family DNA-binding transcriptional regulator, with the protein MGRAFEYRKARKMARWGRMAVQFTRIGKEIAIAVKSAGANPDTNARLRLAMQNARACNMPKANVEGAIKRALSKDEKDYQEVVYEGYGPYGIAFVIETATDNPTRTVANLRTIFSKCGGALGNSGSVDYMFDRKAFFTIDPSGKNLEDLELELIDAGLEELAEEEGETYIQVAFNDFGAMQEALEKLGIPVISSEKERLPSTYKEITDEQRPDIEKLIDKLEDDEDVQAVFHNMKDNESE; encoded by the coding sequence ATGGGACGTGCATTTGAGTACAGAAAAGCAAGAAAAATGGCTCGTTGGGGCAGAATGGCGGTGCAATTTACACGCATCGGAAAAGAGATAGCTATCGCGGTAAAATCGGCGGGAGCAAATCCCGACACCAACGCCCGCCTGCGCTTGGCAATGCAAAACGCCCGCGCCTGCAACATGCCCAAAGCCAATGTAGAAGGTGCTATCAAAAGAGCCTTATCCAAAGACGAAAAAGATTATCAGGAAGTAGTATATGAAGGCTATGGTCCCTACGGCATTGCTTTTGTGATAGAAACTGCCACCGACAATCCTACACGCACCGTTGCCAATTTGCGCACTATTTTTTCCAAATGCGGCGGCGCACTCGGCAATTCAGGTTCGGTAGATTATATGTTTGACCGCAAAGCATTTTTTACCATAGACCCCAGCGGTAAAAATTTGGAGGATTTGGAATTAGAACTCATTGATGCCGGCTTGGAAGAACTCGCCGAAGAAGAAGGTGAAACTTATATACAAGTTGCATTTAATGATTTCGGAGCAATGCAGGAGGCTTTGGAAAAATTAGGCATACCCGTCATCAGTTCCGAAAAAGAGCGTTTGCCGAGTACCTACAAAGAAATTACCGACGAACAACGTCCCGACATCGAAAAATTGATTGACAAATTAGAAGATGACGAAGATGTACAAGCCGTTTTTCATAATATGAAAGATAATGAAAGCGAATAA
- the rplD gene encoding 50S ribosomal protein L4: protein MTIDILNTQGTSTGRTVELPDAIFGIEPNDHCIYLAVKQYLANQRQGTHKSKERSEVSGSTRKLHRQKGTGGSRKGDINNPLYPGGGRVFGPKPRDYRFKLNKKVKELARRSALAYKARENNIIVVEDLNLNQAKTKDFYTIAKNLGVVGKKFLLVTKDINPNVYLSARNIQNAQIMTAGALNTYQVMKAHSLILSEGAISLIQ, encoded by the coding sequence ATGACTATAGACATTTTAAATACACAGGGAACATCAACCGGCAGAACGGTTGAATTGCCCGATGCTATATTCGGTATTGAACCAAACGATCATTGTATTTACTTAGCCGTAAAACAATATCTCGCCAACCAACGTCAGGGAACGCACAAATCCAAAGAACGCAGCGAAGTGTCGGGTTCTACTCGCAAATTGCATCGCCAAAAAGGTACGGGCGGCTCTCGTAAAGGAGACATCAACAACCCGCTTTATCCGGGTGGGGGACGTGTGTTTGGTCCAAAACCCAGAGATTATCGCTTTAAATTAAATAAAAAAGTGAAAGAATTGGCACGTCGCTCCGCATTAGCTTACAAAGCGCGTGAAAATAATATCATTGTTGTTGAAGACTTGAATTTGAATCAGGCAAAAACCAAAGATTTTTATACTATTGCTAAAAATTTAGGTGTAGTTGGTAAAAAATTCCTCTTGGTTACGAAAGATATAAATCCTAATGTGTATCTGTCGGCTCGCAATATTCAAAATGCGCAAATAATGACAGCCGGTGCTTTAAATACTTATCAAGTAATGAAAGCGCATTCGCTTATTTTGTCGGAAGGTGCTATCAGTTTGATACAATAA
- the rpsJ gene encoding 30S ribosomal protein S10 has protein sequence MTQRIRIKLKSYDHNLVDKSAEKIVKTVKATGAVVNGPVPLPTHKRIFTILRSPHVNKTSREQFQLSTYKRLLDIYSSTSKTIDALMKLELPSGVDVEIKV, from the coding sequence ATGACACAAAGAATCAGAATAAAATTGAAGTCGTATGACCACAACTTGGTGGACAAATCGGCTGAAAAAATAGTGAAAACTGTAAAAGCTACCGGAGCCGTTGTAAATGGACCCGTGCCGCTTCCTACTCACAAGCGTATTTTTACCATTTTGCGCTCTCCGCACGTTAATAAGACTTCACGGGAGCAGTTTCAGTTGAGTACTTATAAAAGATTGCTTGATATTTATAGTTCAACTTCTAAAACTATTGACGCATTGATGAAACTGGAATTGCCCAGCGGTGTTGATGTAGAAATTAAAGTGTAA
- a CDS encoding 30S ribosomal protein S12 yields MPTIQQLVRKGRTTTEVSSKSRALDACPQKRGVCTRVYTTTPKKPNSALRKVAKVRLTNQIEVIAYIPGEGHNLQEHSIVLIRGGRVKDLPGVRYHIVRGTLDTSGVANRKKSRSLYGAKRPKPGQVVDPKAKGKGGKK; encoded by the coding sequence ATGCCTACCATACAGCAACTTGTAAGAAAAGGTCGCACTACTACAGAAGTGAGCAGTAAATCGCGTGCGTTAGATGCCTGCCCTCAAAAGCGTGGCGTTTGTACTCGTGTATATACTACCACTCCCAAAAAACCTAATTCCGCTTTGCGCAAAGTAGCCAAAGTACGCTTAACCAACCAAATTGAAGTAATCGCCTATATACCCGGTGAAGGACACAACCTTCAGGAGCACTCTATTGTGCTCATTCGCGGTGGTCGTGTAAAAGACCTTCCGGGTGTGCGTTATCATATTGTGCGCGGCACTCTGGATACCTCTGGTGTTGCCAACCGCAAAAAAAGCCGCTCCCTCTACGGCGCAAAACGTCCGAAACCCGGACAAGTTGTGGATCCTAAAGCCAAAGGAAAAGGCGGTAAAAAATAA
- the rpoN gene encoding RNA polymerase factor sigma-54: MLKQKLGQSLVQKLSPQQIQLMKLLQIPTTSLEQRIKEELEINPALDENEMSGEEDNDSENEAIDIDAYTTLNHVDMSDHLSNESLMDSSYKSRADHDNANNNDEEGYRYLPLPMLDTFHEYMLQQLNLLNINGEDKQIAKQIIGNIDDDGYLRRPLEAIIDDLAFRHNVDTSTGHIERILKVIQNSFEPIGVGARSLQESLIIQLHRREEGHRIHIEMAQEILTHHFEEFTKKHYHKLARHLNISEDELKDVIEEILKLNPKPASGYAGGAKVENYIIPDFIILNDDGELKLTLNSKNAPELRISSHYIEMLRAYDRSRNKDRQQREAVMFIKQKIDSAKWFIDAIRQRQQTMYKTMKAILDYQFAYFYTGDETRLKPMILKDISDKTGLDISTISRVANSKWVQTEFGTFRLKSFFSESLSTEQGDEVSTLEVKKILKDLVSTESKRKPLSDQKLTETLIKKGYNIARRTVAKYREQLNIPVARLRKEL, translated from the coding sequence ATGCTAAAACAGAAACTCGGACAAAGTTTAGTCCAGAAACTTTCGCCGCAACAAATACAACTGATGAAGTTGTTGCAAATACCTACTACTTCTTTGGAGCAACGTATCAAGGAGGAATTAGAAATAAATCCGGCATTAGATGAAAACGAAATGTCCGGTGAAGAAGACAACGACTCCGAAAACGAAGCCATTGATATAGATGCCTACACCACATTGAATCATGTAGATATGAGTGATCATTTGTCAAATGAAAGTTTGATGGATAGTTCGTATAAAAGCCGTGCCGACCACGACAATGCAAACAATAACGATGAGGAAGGTTATCGCTATTTGCCCCTGCCGATGTTGGATACTTTTCATGAGTACATGCTACAACAGCTTAATTTATTGAACATCAACGGCGAAGACAAGCAAATTGCGAAACAAATTATCGGCAACATAGACGATGACGGTTATTTGCGCCGCCCTTTAGAAGCAATCATTGATGATTTGGCATTTAGGCACAATGTAGATACCAGTACAGGACATATTGAACGAATTTTGAAAGTTATACAAAATAGTTTTGAGCCAATAGGTGTGGGAGCGCGTAGTTTACAGGAGTCTTTGATTATCCAGTTGCACCGCAGAGAAGAAGGACACCGTATTCATATTGAGATGGCGCAGGAAATTTTGACCCATCATTTTGAAGAATTTACAAAAAAACACTATCACAAATTAGCGCGGCATCTGAATATTTCGGAAGATGAGCTCAAAGATGTGATAGAAGAAATACTAAAACTCAATCCCAAACCCGCAAGCGGCTATGCAGGCGGAGCCAAGGTAGAAAATTACATCATTCCTGATTTCATTATTTTAAATGATGACGGTGAATTAAAATTGACACTCAACTCCAAAAATGCACCGGAGTTGCGCATCAGCAGCCACTATATAGAAATGCTGCGTGCTTACGACCGTTCGCGCAACAAAGACCGCCAGCAACGCGAAGCAGTGATGTTTATCAAACAAAAAATAGACTCTGCCAAGTGGTTCATTGATGCCATTCGCCAACGCCAGCAAACGATGTACAAAACGATGAAAGCAATTTTGGACTATCAGTTTGCGTATTTTTATACAGGCGACGAAACCCGCCTCAAACCCATGATACTGAAAGACATTTCGGACAAAACCGGATTGGATATTTCTACGATTTCGCGAGTAGCCAACAGCAAATGGGTACAAACGGAATTTGGCACATTTCGGCTCAAATCATTTTTTTCCGAGTCGCTATCCACCGAGCAAGGCGATGAAGTATCTACTTTGGAGGTTAAAAAAATATTAAAAGATTTGGTAAGCACCGAAAGCAAGCGCAAACCTTTATCCGACCAAAAACTGACCGAAACACTTATCAAAAAAGGTTACAACATTGCCCGCCGCACCGTAGCCAAATACCGCGAACAGCTTAATATTCCGGTGGCACGCTTGCGCAAAGAGCTATAA